GGCTACAACGACAACTCCGACCAGTCCGTCGACCTCCTCGACGCCTGGTACTACGCGACCGTCACCCTCTCCACCACCGGATACGGCGACATCACCCCGGTCAGCGATGCCGCCCGGCTCACCAACATCTTCGTCATCACGCCCCTGCGTGTGCTGTTCCTGATCATCCTGGTCGGCACGACGCTCGAAGTCCTCACCGAACGCACCCGTGAGGAGTGGCGGCTCAACCGCTGGAGGTCCACCTTGCGCGACCACACCGTCGTCGTCGGCTTCGGCACCAAGGGCCGGTCGGCGATTCAGACCGTCTGCGCGACGGGTCTGAAGAAGGAGCAGGTCGTGGTGGTCGACCCCAGCAGCAAGGCGATCGACGCCGCGACCGCCGACGGCTATGCGGGCGTCGTCGGGGACGCCACACGCAGTGAGGTGCTCAAGCGTGCCGAGGTGCACAGGGCACGGAAGATCATCATCGCCACCCAGCGCGACGACACGGCCGTACTCGTGACCCTGACCGCCCGGCAGCTCAACAAGGGCGCCAAGATCGTCGCCGCCGTGCGCGAGGAGGAGAACGCGCCGCTGCTCAAGCAGTCCGGTGCCGACGCGGTCATCACCAGCGCCAGTGCGGCCGGCCGGCTCCTCGGTCTTTCGGTGCTCAGCCCCGCCGCCGGCATGGTGATGGAGGACCTCATCCAGCAGGGCAGCGGGCTCGACATCGTCGAACGGCCGGTCATAAAGGCCGAGGTGGGAAGGCATCCGAGGGAGACGGACGACCTGGTGGTGAGCGTTCTGCGCGGGCACCGGGTGCTCGGCTACGACGATTCGGCCATCGGGACGCTGGAGCTGACGGACCGGCTGATCACGATCGTGCGCGCGACGCCGGGCACCCAGGTGGCACCCGACGCGCACCCGCTGCCTCCGATGCCCTCGCAGTGATCACTTGCGGTTGTAGAGCCGCATGGTGACCGGCCCGAAGACCGCGACGAACAGGCCCGCCCACCCCAGCGACCAGGCGATCTCGTCGGCAGGCCAGTCGCCCGCCATCAACGCACGTACGGCCGAGGACAGATGGGTGATCGGGCTGTTGTTGACGAAGGCCTGGAGCCAGCCCGGCATCGTGCGAGGGTCGACGAAGACGTTGGACAGGAAGGTCAGCGGGAAGATCACCATCATGCTGACGCCCATCACCGACTTCTCGGTGCGCAGCAGCAGACCGAACATCGTCCAGATCCACGAGAAGGCGAACGAGAACACGACGAGCAGGGCGATCCCGGCGACCACACCACCGAAGCCGCCGTCCGGGCGATAGCCGAGGATCACACCGACGGTGAGCATCACGACGGACGCGATCGTGTAGCGCAGGGCATCGCCGAGCAGATAGCCGACCATCACCGACGGCCGCCAGATCGGCAGCGTGCGGAACCGGTCGAAGACGCCCTTCTCGATGTCGGTGTTCACCGAGACACCGGTGTACATCGTGATCATCACGACCGACATCACCAGGATGCCCGGCAGCAGGAACTGGATGTACTCCTTCGGGGACCCGGCCAGGGCGCCCCCGAACAGGTACGTGTACATCAGCACCATCATGATCGGGAACGCGGTGACGTCGAAGAGCTGCTCCGGCACATGCTTGATCTTGAGGATCGCCCGCCAGCCGAAGGTCAGCGAGGCCGACAGGGCGCTCGGGCGCGGCGGACGCTCCCCGGTGACCAGCAGCGCGGCCAGCGACTCCGCGCTGACGGGGGCGAGGTCCTGGGCCTCGGTCTGTGTCGCGGTGCTCATGCCGCCACCTCGTCCTTGTCGTCGCGGGCGCCGTGGGCGTTGCGGGTGTCGTGCGTGTCGTGTCCGGTGAGGGCGAGGAAGACCTCGTCCAGGCTGGGCTGGCCCAGCGAGAAGTTGTCGACGGTGATCCCGGTGCGGGCCAGTTCGGCGAGGGCGCGCGAGGCCTGTTCGGCGGCGGTGTCACCGGTCGCCGAGCCGAGCCGGGCCGTCAGTGCGACCGGGTCGGGTTCCAGCTGCACCTGGGCGTCCAGGGCCCGTCGTAGGATCTCCGCCGCCTCGGGCCGTTGCCCGCCGTCCCTCAGACGCAGATGTACGGTCCCGGCGCCCACCGAGGCCTTCAGCTCGCCCTTCGTGCCCTCGGCGATCACCCGGCCGTGGTCGATGACGGCGATCCGGGAGGCCAACTGGTCGGCCTCGTCCAGATACTGCGTGGTCAGCAGCACGGTGGTGCCCTGGGCGACGACCGCGCGCACGATGTCCCAGACCTGGTTGCGGCTGCGTGGATCGAGGCCGGTGGTCGGCTCGTCGAGGAAGAGCAGTTCGGGTGTGTTGAGGATGGACGCGGCGATGTCGATACGGCGCCGCATGCCGCCGGAGTAGTGCTTGACCTGCTTCCCGGCCGCGTCCGAAAGACCGAAGGCTTCCAGGAGCTGCCCGGCACGTTCGCGTGCGGCCTTCTTGTGGTGGCCGAGGAGGCGGCCCAGCAGGACCAGGTTCTCGGTGCCGGTGAGGTCCTCGTCGACGGAGGCGTACTGGCCGGTGAGGCTGACCCGGCCGCGGACCTCGTCGGCCTCGCGGACGACGTCGTGGCCGAAGACGTGGGCCTCGCCGCCGTCGGGCCTGAGCAGGGTGGCGAGCATCTTCACGGTGGTGGTCTTGCCGGCGCCGTTCGGGCCGAGGACGCCGTAGACCGTGCCGGCCGGCACGGCGAGATCGACTCCGTCGACGGCCCTGGTCTCGCCGAAC
This portion of the Streptomyces canus genome encodes:
- a CDS encoding ATP-binding cassette domain-containing protein, which encodes MSQHTSGLAIETAGLVKTFGETRAVDGVDLAVPAGTVYGVLGPNGAGKTTTVKMLATLLRPDGGEAHVFGHDVVREADEVRGRVSLTGQYASVDEDLTGTENLVLLGRLLGHHKKAARERAGQLLEAFGLSDAAGKQVKHYSGGMRRRIDIAASILNTPELLFLDEPTTGLDPRSRNQVWDIVRAVVAQGTTVLLTTQYLDEADQLASRIAVIDHGRVIAEGTKGELKASVGAGTVHLRLRDGGQRPEAAEILRRALDAQVQLEPDPVALTARLGSATGDTAAEQASRALAELARTGITVDNFSLGQPSLDEVFLALTGHDTHDTRNAHGARDDKDEVAA
- a CDS encoding ABC transporter permease, with translation MSTATQTEAQDLAPVSAESLAALLVTGERPPRPSALSASLTFGWRAILKIKHVPEQLFDVTAFPIMMVLMYTYLFGGALAGSPKEYIQFLLPGILVMSVVMITMYTGVSVNTDIEKGVFDRFRTLPIWRPSVMVGYLLGDALRYTIASVVMLTVGVILGYRPDGGFGGVVAGIALLVVFSFAFSWIWTMFGLLLRTEKSVMGVSMMVIFPLTFLSNVFVDPRTMPGWLQAFVNNSPITHLSSAVRALMAGDWPADEIAWSLGWAGLFVAVFGPVTMRLYNRK
- a CDS encoding potassium channel family protein translates to MFHVKLPGHDAIARQADEHLVTHKVKLPRKVVEHPFRQVAKRVLMALLVLAATALIVYADRDGYNDNSDQSVDLLDAWYYATVTLSTTGYGDITPVSDAARLTNIFVITPLRVLFLIILVGTTLEVLTERTREEWRLNRWRSTLRDHTVVVGFGTKGRSAIQTVCATGLKKEQVVVVDPSSKAIDAATADGYAGVVGDATRSEVLKRAEVHRARKIIIATQRDDTAVLVTLTARQLNKGAKIVAAVREEENAPLLKQSGADAVITSASAAGRLLGLSVLSPAAGMVMEDLIQQGSGLDIVERPVIKAEVGRHPRETDDLVVSVLRGHRVLGYDDSAIGTLELTDRLITIVRATPGTQVAPDAHPLPPMPSQ